From Aspergillus fumigatus Af293 chromosome 5, whole genome shotgun sequence, a single genomic window includes:
- a CDS encoding GMF family protein, producing MQDLADELPESSPRFILLSYPLTLVGGICAGGSDAPPLKSCSKNVRVLETNFFSSHQGSGRLTVPYVLLYYLPENCNPSMRMTYAGAVELMRNTAEVNRVIEVQDEDDILSIESKLQGSD from the coding sequence ATGCAGGATCTGGCAGACGAGCTCCCTGAATCTTCCCCACGCTTCATTCTTCTGAGCTATCCCTTGACCCTGGTAGGTGGCATCTGTGCTGGAGGCTCCGATGCACCACCCCTCAAGTCCTGTTCAAAGAATGTTCGTGTGCTCGAAACTAACTTTTTCTCATCTCACCAGGGTTCCGGTCGCCTGACAGTCCCTTACGTCCTCCTCTACTACCTTCCCGAAAATTGCAATCCGTCCATGAGAATGACATATGCCGGCGCTGTGGAATTGATGCGCAATACGGCAGAAGTCAACCGTGTGATTGAAGtccaggatgaggatgatataCTTTCCATCGAGTCGAAGCTTCAGGGATCGGACTAA
- a CDS encoding flavin adenine dinucleotide pyrophosphatase: MLNRLNQLSRHISRPLLSTSSLSPVASRASFSPLSSKPSSIMASSVVPNPSKTIHTAACLIIGDEVLGGKTIDTNSAFFAKYCFSLGIQLKRVEVIADDEDEIIEAVRRMSNNYDFVVTSGGIGPTHDDITYESIAKAFNLPLKLHTRAFERMKRLSKPHPMQPHFDWDTPSPGLTAKLRMVYLPYDENLPAESQALFVADDMWVPIAVVNGNVHILPGVPRLFERLLEHLKPVLLPRLANPEGKGIYRYLFSTPLPESAVAPYLTDLAARASVHGVKVGSYPRWGNKRNTVTLVGKDKAFMDSVIAEVEENVQGKKVSREDELDPPSESE; encoded by the exons ATGTTAAATCGTCTCAATCAGCTTTCTCGCCACATATCCCGGCCATTGCTCAGTACCAGTTCTCTCTCTCCGGTCGCCTCGCGAGCCTCATTCTCTCCCTTATCTAGCAAACCGTCTTCCATCATGGCATCATCCGTGGTGCCCAATCCATCTAAGACTATCCACACGGCGGCATGTCTGATCATTGGTGATGAAGTCCTTGGTGGAAAG ACCATCGACACCAATTCGGCCTTCTTCGCTAAATACTGCTTCTCGCTTGGTATTCAACTCAAGCGGGTTGAAGTCAttgccgatgatgaggacgagatcATTGAAGCCGTGCGGCGGATGAGCAACAACTACGACTTCGTTGTGACCAGCGGAGGCATTGGGCCAAC CCACGATGACATTACATACGAATCGATAGCCAAGGCCTTCAACCTGCCACTGAAACTTCACACCCGCGCCTTCGAGCGCATGAAGAGACTCTCCAAGCCTCACCCCATGCAGCCTCACTTCGATTGGGACACCCCGTCGCCCGGCCTCACTGCGAAGCTCCGGATGGTCTACCTCCCGTACGACGAGAACCTCCCCGCGGAATCACAAGCCCTCTTCGTTGCAGACGACATGTGGGTGCCCATCGCCGTCGTCAACGGTAACGTGCATATCCTCCCCGGTGTGCCCCGCTTGTTCGAGCGCCTCCTCGAGCACCTCAAGCCCGTTTTGCTCCCCCGGTTAGCCAACCCGGAGGGCAAAGGTATCTACCGCTACCTCTTCAGCACCCCGCTCCCTGAGAGTGCTGTCGCGCCGTACCTGACGGACCTTGCGGCCCGGGCCAGTGTGCACGGCGTCAAAGTCGGCAGCTACCCTCGTTGGGGCAACAAGCGCAACACCGTCACTCTTGTCGGAAAAGACAAGGCTTTCATGGATTCGGTGATTGCGGAGGTCGAGGAGAACGTTCAGGGCAAGAAGGTATCTCgggaggatgagctggacCCTCCCTCTGAGTCGGAGTAG
- the rasA gene encoding Ras family protein, with the protein MASKFLREYKLVVVGGGGVGKSCLTIQLIQSHFVDEYDPTIEDSYRKQCVIDDEVALLDVLDTAGQEEYSAMREQYMRTGEGFLLVYSITSRQSFEEIMTFQQQILRVKDKDYFPIIVVGNKCDLEKERAVSQQEGEALARQFGCKFIETSAKSRINVENAFYDLVREIRRYNKEMSSYPSGSGAAGTRAPEGKMDVSEPGDNAGCCGKCVIM; encoded by the exons ATGGCTTCAAAG TTCCTTAGAGAGTACAAGCTAGTTGTTgtcggtggtggtggtgtcgGAAAGTCATGCTTAACAATCCAACTGATTCAGAGTCACTTCGTCGATGAATACGACCCAACAATTGAAG ACTCCTACCGGAAGCAGTGTGTCATCGACGATGAGGTCGCTTTGTTGGATGTCTTAGATACTGCCGGGCAGGAGGAGTACTCGGCGATGCGTGAACAATACATGCGGACTGGCgaaggcttcctcctggtctACTCGATTACGTCTCGGCAGTCCTTTGAAGAGATTATGACTTTCCAACAACAAATCCTGCGTGTGAAAGACAAGGATTACTTCCCTATTATCGTGGTCGGTAACAAGTGcgatttggagaaggaacgaGCCGTCTCTCAACAAG AGGGCGAGGCTCTGGCCAGGCAATTCGGTTGCAAGTTCATTGAAACGTCGGCAAAATCCCGCATCAACGTTGAGAACGCTTTCTATGACCTCGTGCGCGAAATTCGTCGTTACAACAAGGAGATGTCGTCATATCCGTCCGGTTCTGGTGCCGCAGGCACCCGTGCCCCTGAAGGCAAGATGGATGTGAGCGAGCCCGGCGACAACGCTGGCTGCTGTGGAAAATGCGTTATTATGTAA